CCGAAGTATTATAATCTATTAATCAATCACAGGCAATGAGTAAATTACATATAAAGAAAGGCGATACGGTTTACGTCAATTCCGGCGAAGACAAAGGAAAGACCGGCCGCGTGCTTGAGGTTTTGGTAAAAAAGAACCGCGCCGTGGTAGAGGGAGTAAACATGGTATCGAAACATACCAAACCCAACGCCCAGAATCCGAACGGAGGGATTGAGAAGAAAGAGGCCTCAGTGCACATCTCAAACCTGAACCCGGTAGATCCTAAAACCGGTAAACCTACCCGCGTTGGACGGAAAGAAAACAGTAAAGGCAAATTGGTTCGTTACGCTAAAAAATCTGGGGAGGAGATTAAATGAGTACTACAACATACGAAGTAAGCTTAAAGAAAGATTATAAAGAGCGTATTGTCCCTGCGCTGGTGAAAGAATTCAACTACACCACCGTGATGCAGGCTCCCAGACTGGAGAAGATCGTAATCAACCAGGGATTGGGAATCGCAGTGGCCGACAAGAAGATCATCGAAACGGCTATCAACGAACTGACTGCCATTACCGGCCAGAAGGCGGTAGCTACAGTGTCCCGTAAAGACATCTCGAATTTCAAGTTGCGTAAAAAAATGCCTATCGGCGTGCGGGTAACACTGCGTCACGATAAGATGTACGAATTCCTCGAAAGACTGGTGCGCGTGGCATTGCCCCGTATCCGTGACTTCAAAGGGATTGACGCCAAACTCGACGGAAGAGGTAATTATACGTTGGGTATCCAGGAGCAGATCATCTTTCCGGAAATCAATATCGACAATATTAGCCGTTTACTGGGGATGAATATTACATTCGTTACCACTGCTGCTACCGACGAAGAG
This window of the Proteiniphilum saccharofermentans genome carries:
- the rplX gene encoding 50S ribosomal protein L24, whose product is MSKLHIKKGDTVYVNSGEDKGKTGRVLEVLVKKNRAVVEGVNMVSKHTKPNAQNPNGGIEKKEASVHISNLNPVDPKTGKPTRVGRKENSKGKLVRYAKKSGEEIK
- the rplE gene encoding 50S ribosomal protein L5, which encodes MSTTTYEVSLKKDYKERIVPALVKEFNYTTVMQAPRLEKIVINQGLGIAVADKKIIETAINELTAITGQKAVATVSRKDISNFKLRKKMPIGVRVTLRHDKMYEFLERLVRVALPRIRDFKGIDAKLDGRGNYTLGIQEQIIFPEINIDNISRLLGMNITFVTTAATDEEGYALLREFGLPFKNAQKSQ